One segment of Ricinus communis isolate WT05 ecotype wild-type chromosome 8, ASM1957865v1, whole genome shotgun sequence DNA contains the following:
- the LOC8279607 gene encoding aluminum-activated malate transporter 2 has product MALPITSNQENVGSSICGFHWLHAFLASLRAKVLEIAKYAKKIAKDDPRRIIHSLKAGLAVILVSLLYYIEPLYNSFGVNTTWAVLTAVVVFEFSVGATLGRGLSRMLATLVAGALGLGAHRLATLSGDMSEAIVINVIVFSIVAIVSFARFFPKMKARFDYGLMIFILTFSLIAVSGYREESIPKMALERLTTIVAGSCVTILVNICIFPVWIGQDLHNLVAANLEKLGNFLLGFGGEYFGVSEDEDAPNEDRSFLQGYKSVLTSQSGQENMVNLARWEPGHGRFRFRHPWKQYLKIGNLIHQCAIKIDALNNYLDPQIQTPMEIRRKIQEQCTEISLECGRALRESSLSLKTMARNESARLHVANSKTAAENLKSLIKIGLWEEADLLEITSVTAVATLLMGTVQSTERIVDAVHELASMAGFKTEITTSSFIQRVHDVNVQNHEITMGGE; this is encoded by the exons ATGGCTTTGCCAATTACttcaaatcaagaaaatgTTGGCTCTTCCATTTGTGGGTTCCATTGGCTTCATGCCTTTCTTGCAAGTTTAAGGGCTAAAGTCTTAGAAATTGCAAAATATGCAAAGAAAATAGCAAAAGATGATCCAAGAAGAATCATTCACTCACTTAAGGCAGGACTTGCTGTTATTTTGGTTTCTTTACTATACTACATTGAACCACTTTATAATAGTTTTGGTGTTAATACAACTTGGGCAGTTTTAACTGCTGTGGTCGTCTTTGAATTTTCTGTGG gAGCAACTCTTGGAAGAGGTCTAAGTAGGATGTTAGCAACACTGGTAGCTGGTGCTCTTGGCCTTGGAGCTCATCGTCTAGCGACACTTTCCGGGGACATGTCAGAGGCCATAGTAATCAACGTAATTGTCTTTTCAATAG TTGCAATTGTGTCGTTTGCAAGGTTTTTCCCGAAAATGAAAGCAAGATTTGATTATGGATTGATGATATTCATATTGACATTCTCCTTGATAGCAGTATCAGGTTATCGAGAAGAAAGCATACCAAAAATGGCACTTGAGAGACTCACAACAATTGTTGCTGGCAGTTGTGTTACTATTCTAGTCAATATTTGCATATTCCCTGTATGGATCGGACAGGATCTTCACAATCTAGTTGCTGCTAACTTGGAGAAGCTTGGAAACTTTTTACTAG GATTTGGAGGTGAATACTTTGGAGTGTCAGAAGATGAAGATGCACCTAATGAAGATAGGTCATTTCTTCAAGGATATAAAAGTGTTCTCACTTCTCAAAGTGGTCAAGAAAACATG GTTAATTTGGCAAGATGGGAACCTGGTCATGGCCGCTTTAGGTTTCGCCATCCTTGGAAGCAATACCTAAAGATTGGAAACTTAATTCACCAATGTGCCATTAAAATTGATGCTCTTAACAACTACCTCGACCCTCAAATCCAG ACTCCCATGGAAATTCGAAGAAAAATTCAAGAACAATGCACAGAAATCAGCTTAGAGTGCGGAAGAGCTCTCAGGGAATCATCATTATCATTGAAAACGATGGCCCGAAATGAATCTGCTCGTCTCCATGTAGCAAACTCAAAAACTGCTGCTGAAAATCTCAAATCACTTATAAAAATAGGTTTATGGGAAGAAGCAGACCTACTAGAGATAACATCAGTCACTGCAGTTGCTACCCTTTTAATGGGGACTGTTCAAAGCACTGAAAGAATTGTTGATGCTGTCCATGAATTAGCATCTATGGCAGGTTTCAAGACTGAAATAACAACGTCAAGTTTCATCCAAAGAGTACACGATGTCAATGTACAGAACCATGAAATTACCATGGGTGGTGAATGA